A genomic region of Chitinimonas arctica contains the following coding sequences:
- a CDS encoding non-ribosomal peptide synthetase translates to MLSTAKLHTPSATELALPLLGSQLGIWLADQIGAPGNAYTVAHYIELAGPMDIPLLCQAIRQGLAEADTPLARFADTPAGPLQFLPQGIQAADLPEPACLDLRGEADPGLAAQALMRADLDRPLAADAEEPLYRHILLRLDEQRWLWYQRYHHVCVDGYSFAALSRRMADIYTALRQGRPAGDSPFVSFARVVAERQTYLASDACARDKAFWQEYAHTLAMPVSLSSREARAAQSVANTEVLRHSLQLDADRLSRAATALPGPALSAAEMAMAGLFAYLARMSGERHIVAGIPFMQRMGSVAIRALGPVVNVLPLQLEVDTALSLAELAQRLAAEFKRIRRHERYSAEQMQRDMGLIGSGRALYGPTINLKIYEQGLDLAGTPGNTRLLAAGPVEDLEFGLWQVDGVLTVELAANPARYSEAELQLHCLRLEGLFQALLADGQRAIAAPELLGTLERGQLAAWSQGTNLAAPAAVRTVLDIFAQRAEGVGQRALVCDGAELDFAALTTRVAQLGRELLAQGVSVGSVVAIAVPRGIDSVVSLLAVLSAGAAYLPLDLDYPAERLALMLADAKPALLLTTVATQARLPLGVPRLCLDEAAVCSRLGAHAGTTISDAERSEPLQAAHLAYLIYTSGSTGTPKGVMVTHGGLLNLLLSHQAGIYGDTLARLDGRRLRAVHSTSFSFDASWEQLIWLLLGQELHLCDEELRRDAQALVALVRAQRIDAVDVPPSMLQQLLACGLMAAGQHHPVLVMTGSEAVSPALWRELRQYPDLQVHNFYGPTEYTVDTLSAAVAVATEPVIGRPLANTRIHVLDKSLRPVPVGVVGELYIAGPGLARGYLDRPAMTASRFVADPFADGERMYRSGDLVRWRTDGQLEFIGRDDQQIKVRGFRIELGEIEHALATLDGVSDAVVLPEAVGGNTRLNGYCTLAGVASDEWDAEAAGAALLAQLAEVLPDYMVPASLRVLPAWPMTVNGKIDKRALAAMAPAPVRRGRAAEGEAERLVCAGVASVLGLAEVGADDDFFNLGGDSISAMSLGTELRRAGFLLRPRDIFAQRSPARMATVLQALATKQDDHAALDKGGEIGRLPIISWFAQHHGLERRFAQAVLLSIPTEVEARHLALALLALQRAHPVLRARVAGGQLVVAAMPAELDARILHEAPGQPADPDALFQAAAKRLDPASGLMMQVVRFQADGRTRLLLAMHHLVVDGVSWRILLPELEAACLAAVAGATPMLAREDLSLRDWAQLLAEEVPARRGELALWRGILAEPQAPLAKGALDAQRDNYGSAGQARTLLDQALTEAMLLTLPQAYRANVEEIVLAAVAMACGEVFQAPGLRFSMESHGRQAITEQVDLGRTVGWLTAEYPVAFDLHTALANPDSGAEAIRAIKRAMRCIPDRGLGYGVLRYLDDEHGPALAALEALNRPPVLFNYLGRFNGGSGDWMPQRAGGCFADSFAVDVDPAMPLLHGMEINVFVEETRQGPALAINWTWAQSLFDADIVDTLHQRIAHHAASLLRFATANPAAAADTLVAAETQLGGGQTLDDAALGQLCHRYGPLAAVLPVLPLQEGLLFHAQLGESASKYNSITRLDFTGPVVEEGLRDALEAVLARHPQLGALFDSELRREPLQLLPLATRAERRWPWSRCSLAGVPEAEWAERLHALERAELDRDFAIGAADAGPLLHALLVELDGDRHALFLTAHHLVVDGWSTPILLRDFLKAYGDGPQSLRPTRVDYPTVVRALAGRDLAAARQVWREVLADVKPTLLFEGATAAPAVHEFELVVPKDLEQALAACYRQYGLTLNTVMQGAWGALLSILTGRDDVVFGSPVSGRFSPVDGIDEHIGLFSNTIPVRVRLQADLSLWAQFAAVQAQQIQLLENDGLGLGEIQRLAGAPTLFDTLLVVENYPDQDDLHAREYQGARLGALRNRGHTHYPLTILVLPGERLRLLIEYRDLVREPAQLAERLLMLLEHLAYRPEQPWSDFVGQTQAEQALIVATNATGRELAPLTLRDMLVTQAQRTPSAPALLDVAHSLSYRETRAQVADLAARMRADGVGLGDIVAVALPRSVQLSLALMATLELGAAYLPLDTGYPDERLAYMVGDAKPRLIVTTSALAERFGPLGRLLLLDELPVLADGAATGDGPAVAGLTPDHAAYLLYTSGSTGRPKGVLVSHRAIVNRLAWMQHEYGLDGSDVVLQKTPCSFDVSVWEFFWPLMYGARLFMAPPESHRDPEALLGLIEAHGITIAHFVPSMLAAFVGFLRADPQQRDAACASLRHVFCSGEALSRELAELYGRHIAAPLHNLYGPTEAAVDVSYKPAAEHDAGTRLAASVPIGRPVWNTQLRILDNYLRPVPVGVAGELYLAGVQLAHGYLGRPDLTASRFVADPWGDGERMYRTGDVVRWLPTGDVEYLGRSDDQLKIRGQRIELGEIETALLAQAEVQAAVVVARTLGARPDDMAGADARQLVAYVVAADPTAELDTAALRQALAAGLPAHMVPVAIVCLAAFPLSANGKLDRKALPEPMAVSGASGRPPRPGMESQIAGVFARTLDLPQVQAEDDFFALGGHSLLAMRLAAELRRELGQPVSVGQIMVSPTVAKLAAVLSDAGMAADPANAGFGEVLHLRAGAGKPLFCIHPASGFAWQYSGFSRYLPAHLPLVGLQSPRPHGAIAASADMVAVCEQHLATLRTIQPHGPYHLVGYSLGGTVAQALAARLQALGEEVAFLGLFDTYPPEGQDWSGPTEEEARAEVAREQEQFMTATEAAADAFMLREKTEMFGHIVANYQDAVRLLSQAGTPRFAGEAVLFVAKRTLPAGMDVQQTWAPFVDRLVTHELDCAHEDIVSPESLEVLGPLLRKVLEEVPTLGS, encoded by the coding sequence GTGTTAAGTACTGCCAAGTTGCACACGCCATCCGCCACCGAGTTGGCGCTTCCACTGCTCGGTTCCCAGTTGGGTATCTGGCTGGCGGACCAGATCGGTGCGCCGGGGAATGCCTATACCGTGGCGCACTATATCGAGCTGGCCGGTCCCATGGATATTCCCTTGCTGTGCCAGGCGATTCGCCAGGGCCTGGCCGAGGCCGATACCCCCTTGGCCCGCTTCGCCGATACCCCGGCGGGGCCGCTGCAGTTCCTGCCGCAGGGTATTCAGGCGGCGGACCTGCCCGAACCGGCTTGCCTGGACCTGCGCGGTGAGGCTGATCCGGGTTTGGCTGCCCAAGCCTTGATGCGAGCCGACCTGGACCGCCCCTTGGCCGCCGATGCCGAGGAGCCGCTTTATCGGCATATCCTGCTGCGTCTGGATGAACAGCGCTGGCTTTGGTACCAGCGCTATCACCATGTCTGCGTCGATGGCTATAGCTTTGCCGCGCTGAGCCGGCGCATGGCCGACATCTATACCGCGCTGCGGCAAGGCCGCCCCGCCGGCGATAGCCCCTTCGTCTCCTTTGCCCGCGTGGTTGCGGAACGGCAAACCTACCTGGCCTCGGATGCCTGTGCGCGCGACAAGGCCTTCTGGCAGGAATACGCGCACACGCTGGCCATGCCGGTCAGCTTGTCCAGCCGCGAGGCGCGCGCGGCGCAAAGCGTGGCCAACACCGAGGTATTGCGCCATAGCCTGCAATTGGATGCCGATCGCTTGAGCCGGGCAGCGACGGCGTTGCCGGGACCCGCGCTCAGCGCCGCCGAGATGGCGATGGCCGGCCTGTTCGCCTACCTGGCGCGCATGAGTGGTGAACGCCATATCGTGGCCGGCATTCCGTTTATGCAGCGTATGGGTTCGGTGGCGATACGGGCGCTGGGCCCGGTGGTCAATGTGCTGCCGCTGCAATTGGAAGTGGATACGGCACTGAGCCTGGCCGAGCTGGCGCAGCGCCTGGCCGCCGAGTTCAAGCGGATCCGGCGGCACGAACGCTATAGCGCCGAGCAAATGCAGCGCGATATGGGCCTGATCGGCTCCGGCCGCGCGCTCTATGGTCCCACCATCAATCTGAAGATCTACGAACAGGGCCTGGACCTGGCCGGGACGCCGGGCAATACCCGCCTGTTGGCGGCCGGCCCGGTGGAAGACCTGGAATTCGGCCTGTGGCAGGTCGATGGCGTGCTGACGGTCGAATTGGCGGCCAATCCGGCCCGTTACAGCGAAGCGGAACTGCAACTGCATTGCCTGCGCCTGGAAGGACTTTTCCAGGCCCTCCTGGCGGACGGGCAGCGCGCCATCGCGGCACCCGAGCTGTTGGGCACGCTGGAACGCGGCCAACTGGCCGCGTGGTCGCAAGGCACAAACCTGGCTGCGCCAGCTGCTGTACGCACGGTGCTGGATATCTTCGCGCAGCGCGCCGAAGGCGTGGGACAACGCGCCTTGGTTTGCGATGGGGCGGAACTGGATTTTGCCGCGCTGACCACGCGCGTCGCGCAATTGGGTCGGGAATTGCTGGCCCAGGGCGTCTCGGTCGGCAGCGTGGTGGCCATCGCGGTACCCCGCGGCATCGATAGCGTGGTCAGCCTGCTGGCAGTGCTGTCGGCTGGGGCCGCCTATCTGCCCCTGGACCTGGATTATCCGGCCGAGCGCCTGGCGCTGATGCTGGCCGATGCCAAGCCGGCCCTGTTGCTGACCACGGTTGCCACGCAGGCCCGCCTGCCGCTTGGCGTACCACGGCTATGCCTCGATGAGGCGGCCGTATGCAGCCGCCTGGGCGCCCATGCCGGCACGACGATCAGCGATGCCGAGCGCAGCGAACCGCTACAGGCCGCGCACCTGGCCTATCTGATCTACACCTCCGGTTCCACCGGCACGCCCAAGGGCGTGATGGTGACCCATGGCGGTTTGCTCAATCTGCTGCTTTCGCACCAGGCCGGCATTTATGGCGACACGTTGGCACGCCTGGACGGCCGGCGTCTAAGGGCGGTGCACAGCACTTCCTTCTCCTTCGATGCCTCCTGGGAACAACTGATCTGGCTGTTGCTGGGCCAGGAACTCCATCTGTGCGACGAAGAACTGCGCCGCGATGCCCAGGCCCTGGTGGCGCTGGTGCGGGCGCAGCGCATCGACGCGGTCGATGTGCCACCCTCCATGCTGCAGCAATTATTGGCCTGTGGCCTGATGGCGGCCGGACAGCATCACCCCGTGCTGGTCATGACCGGTAGCGAGGCGGTGTCGCCGGCCCTGTGGCGCGAGCTGCGCCAGTATCCGGATCTGCAGGTACATAACTTCTACGGCCCCACCGAATACACGGTCGATACCTTGAGCGCGGCCGTCGCCGTGGCGACCGAGCCGGTGATTGGCCGGCCGCTCGCCAATACCCGTATCCATGTACTCGACAAATCGCTGCGGCCGGTGCCGGTCGGCGTGGTGGGCGAACTCTATATCGCCGGCCCCGGCCTGGCGCGCGGCTACCTGGACCGCCCGGCCATGACGGCAAGCCGATTCGTGGCCGATCCCTTTGCCGACGGCGAGCGGATGTACCGCAGCGGCGACCTGGTGCGTTGGCGTACGGACGGCCAGCTGGAATTCATCGGCCGTGACGATCAGCAGATCAAGGTACGGGGCTTCCGTATCGAGCTGGGCGAGATCGAACATGCCCTGGCCACCTTGGATGGCGTAAGCGACGCGGTGGTCCTGCCCGAGGCGGTGGGCGGCAATACCCGCTTGAACGGCTATTGCACCCTGGCTGGAGTAGCGTCGGACGAGTGGGATGCCGAAGCGGCGGGCGCTGCCTTGTTGGCCCAACTGGCGGAAGTGCTGCCCGACTATATGGTGCCGGCCAGCCTGCGCGTGCTGCCGGCCTGGCCCATGACGGTCAACGGCAAGATCGACAAGCGTGCCCTGGCCGCCATGGCGCCGGCGCCCGTCCGGCGCGGCCGGGCCGCCGAGGGCGAGGCGGAGCGCCTGGTCTGTGCCGGTGTCGCCAGCGTATTGGGCTTGGCCGAGGTCGGCGCCGACGACGATTTCTTCAACCTGGGCGGCGACAGTATTTCCGCCATGAGCCTGGGAACCGAATTGCGTCGCGCCGGCTTTCTGCTGCGGCCGCGCGATATCTTCGCGCAGCGCTCGCCCGCCCGCATGGCAACGGTATTGCAAGCCCTGGCGACCAAGCAGGACGACCATGCCGCCCTGGACAAGGGCGGTGAAATCGGGCGTTTGCCCATCATCAGCTGGTTCGCCCAGCACCATGGCCTGGAGCGTCGTTTCGCCCAGGCCGTGCTGTTGTCCATCCCCACCGAGGTCGAGGCGCGCCATCTGGCGCTAGCCCTGCTGGCCTTGCAGCGCGCGCATCCGGTCTTGCGGGCGCGGGTGGCAGGCGGGCAACTGGTGGTGGCAGCCATGCCGGCCGAGTTGGATGCGCGCATCCTGCACGAAGCACCAGGCCAGCCGGCCGATCCGGATGCGCTGTTCCAGGCGGCCGCCAAGCGCCTGGATCCCGCCAGCGGCTTGATGATGCAAGTGGTGCGTTTCCAGGCCGACGGGCGCACCCGGCTGCTGCTGGCCATGCACCACCTGGTGGTGGACGGCGTGTCCTGGCGTATCCTGCTGCCGGAACTGGAAGCCGCCTGCCTGGCCGCGGTAGCCGGCGCGACGCCCATGCTGGCGCGGGAAGACCTATCGCTGCGGGATTGGGCACAGCTGCTGGCCGAGGAAGTGCCGGCCCGCCGCGGCGAACTGGCGCTTTGGCGTGGCATCCTGGCCGAGCCGCAGGCGCCGCTGGCAAAGGGCGCGCTGGACGCGCAGCGTGACAATTACGGGTCGGCCGGACAAGCGCGCACCTTGCTTGACCAGGCCTTGACCGAGGCGATGTTGCTGACGTTGCCGCAGGCCTATCGCGCCAACGTCGAAGAAATCGTGCTGGCCGCCGTTGCCATGGCTTGCGGTGAAGTCTTCCAGGCGCCCGGCCTGCGCTTCTCGATGGAGTCGCATGGCCGTCAAGCCATTACCGAACAGGTGGACCTGGGCCGCACGGTCGGTTGGCTGACCGCCGAGTACCCGGTCGCCTTCGACCTGCATACCGCCCTGGCCAATCCGGATAGCGGTGCCGAAGCGATACGCGCCATCAAGCGCGCAATGCGCTGCATTCCCGATCGCGGCCTGGGCTACGGCGTATTGCGCTATCTCGACGATGAGCATGGTCCGGCCCTGGCCGCGCTGGAGGCGCTCAACCGTCCGCCCGTACTATTCAATTATCTCGGCCGTTTCAATGGCGGTAGCGGCGACTGGATGCCGCAACGGGCAGGCGGCTGTTTCGCCGACAGCTTCGCCGTGGACGTGGACCCGGCCATGCCCTTGCTGCACGGCATGGAAATCAATGTCTTCGTCGAGGAAACCCGGCAGGGACCTGCCCTGGCCATCAACTGGACCTGGGCGCAAAGCTTGTTCGATGCCGATATCGTCGACACGCTGCATCAACGTATCGCCCACCATGCCGCCTCGCTGCTGCGCTTCGCCACGGCCAACCCAGCGGCGGCGGCCGACACCCTGGTGGCGGCGGAAACGCAACTGGGCGGTGGCCAGACGCTGGACGATGCCGCGCTGGGCCAGCTGTGCCATCGCTATGGACCGCTAGCCGCGGTACTGCCGGTATTGCCTTTGCAGGAAGGGCTGCTATTCCATGCCCAACTGGGCGAGTCGGCCAGCAAGTACAACTCCATTACCCGTCTGGATTTCACCGGGCCGGTGGTGGAAGAAGGCCTGCGCGACGCGCTGGAAGCCGTTTTGGCCCGCCATCCGCAGTTGGGCGCCTTGTTCGACAGCGAACTGCGGCGCGAGCCGCTGCAATTGCTGCCGCTGGCCACGCGGGCCGAGCGCCGCTGGCCCTGGTCCCGTTGCAGCCTGGCCGGCGTGCCGGAAGCGGAATGGGCTGAGCGCCTGCATGCCCTGGAGCGCGCCGAGCTGGATCGCGATTTCGCCATCGGCGCCGCTGATGCCGGACCGCTCTTGCACGCCCTCCTGGTCGAGCTGGACGGCGACCGGCACGCCCTGTTCCTGACCGCCCATCACCTGGTGGTGGACGGCTGGTCCACGCCCATCCTGTTGCGCGACTTCCTCAAAGCCTATGGCGACGGACCGCAGAGCCTGCGCCCGACCCGCGTGGACTATCCCACCGTGGTGCGCGCCCTGGCAGGCCGCGACCTGGCCGCCGCGCGGCAGGTCTGGCGCGAGGTCCTGGCGGATGTCAAGCCCACCCTGCTGTTCGAAGGCGCCACGGCGGCGCCGGCTGTGCATGAGTTTGAATTGGTGGTGCCGAAGGACTTGGAACAAGCCCTGGCGGCTTGCTACCGGCAATATGGCTTGACCCTCAATACGGTCATGCAGGGAGCCTGGGGGGCCTTGCTGTCCATTCTTACCGGCCGTGACGACGTGGTATTCGGTTCGCCGGTATCCGGCCGTTTCAGCCCGGTGGACGGTATCGACGAACATATCGGCTTGTTCAGCAATACCATTCCGGTGCGGGTGCGCCTGCAAGCTGACTTGTCCTTGTGGGCACAATTCGCCGCCGTCCAGGCGCAGCAGATCCAGTTGCTGGAAAACGATGGCCTGGGACTGGGCGAGATCCAGCGGCTGGCCGGTGCGCCGACGCTGTTCGATACCCTGTTGGTGGTCGAGAACTACCCCGACCAGGACGACCTGCATGCCCGCGAATACCAGGGGGCCCGTTTGGGTGCGCTGCGCAACCGCGGCCATACCCACTATCCGCTGACCATCCTGGTGCTGCCGGGCGAGCGCTTACGCCTGTTGATCGAGTACCGCGACCTGGTCCGCGAACCGGCGCAATTGGCCGAACGCCTGCTGATGCTGCTGGAACATCTGGCCTATCGTCCCGAGCAGCCGTGGTCGGATTTCGTGGGGCAGACCCAGGCCGAACAGGCGCTGATCGTCGCGACCAATGCCACCGGCCGTGAGCTGGCCCCGCTGACCCTGCGCGATATGCTGGTGACACAGGCACAGCGCACCCCGTCGGCGCCGGCCCTGCTGGATGTGGCGCATAGCCTGAGCTATCGCGAAACCCGCGCACAGGTGGCTGATCTGGCGGCACGCATGCGGGCTGACGGCGTCGGCTTGGGCGATATCGTCGCGGTAGCCCTGCCGCGTTCGGTTCAACTGAGCCTGGCATTGATGGCGACGCTGGAGCTGGGGGCGGCCTATCTGCCGCTGGATACCGGCTATCCCGACGAGCGCCTGGCCTATATGGTGGGCGATGCCAAACCGCGCCTGATCGTCACGACCTCGGCGCTGGCCGAGCGCTTCGGCCCCCTGGGACGCTTGCTGCTCCTGGATGAACTGCCGGTCCTGGCCGACGGCGCGGCGACCGGCGACGGTCCGGCCGTTGCGGGCCTGACGCCCGATCACGCCGCCTATCTGCTCTACACCTCGGGTTCCACCGGCCGCCCCAAGGGCGTGTTGGTGTCCCACCGCGCCATCGTCAATCGCTTGGCCTGGATGCAGCATGAATACGGACTGGACGGTAGCGACGTGGTGCTGCAAAAGACCCCGTGCAGCTTCGATGTATCGGTGTGGGAGTTCTTCTGGCCCTTGATGTACGGTGCCCGTCTATTTATGGCGCCACCGGAATCGCACCGCGATCCGGAGGCGCTCCTGGGCTTGATCGAGGCGCATGGCATCACCATCGCCCACTTCGTCCCCTCCATGCTGGCGGCCTTTGTCGGTTTCCTGCGCGCCGACCCGCAACAGCGTGACGCCGCCTGCGCCAGCTTGCGCCATGTGTTCTGCAGTGGCGAAGCACTGTCGCGCGAATTGGCGGAACTGTACGGCCGGCATATCGCCGCGCCGCTGCATAATCTGTATGGCCCGACCGAAGCGGCCGTCGATGTCAGCTACAAGCCGGCGGCGGAACACGACGCCGGCACGCGCCTGGCCGCCAGCGTGCCGATCGGGCGACCGGTCTGGAACACGCAATTGCGCATCCTCGACAACTATCTGCGGCCGGTGCCGGTGGGCGTGGCTGGCGAGCTGTACCTGGCCGGCGTGCAATTGGCCCATGGCTACCTGGGCCGCCCCGATCTGACGGCCAGCCGTTTTGTCGCGGACCCCTGGGGCGACGGCGAGCGCATGTACCGGACCGGCGACGTGGTGCGCTGGCTGCCGACCGGCGATGTCGAATACCTGGGGCGCAGCGACGACCAATTGAAGATACGCGGCCAGCGTATCGAGCTGGGCGAGATCGAAACCGCCTTGTTGGCGCAAGCCGAGGTGCAGGCCGCCGTCGTGGTTGCCCGTACCCTGGGTGCCCGGCCGGATGACATGGCCGGTGCCGATGCGCGCCAACTGGTGGCTTACGTGGTGGCGGCCGATCCTACGGCGGAGCTGGATACCGCCGCGCTGCGGCAGGCCCTGGCGGCCGGCTTGCCCGCCCATATGGTGCCGGTGGCCATCGTCTGCCTGGCCGCCTTCCCGCTCAGCGCCAACGGCAAGCTGGACCGCAAGGCCCTGCCGGAGCCGATGGCGGTGAGCGGCGCCAGCGGACGTCCGCCTCGGCCCGGCATGGAAAGCCAGATCGCTGGGGTCTTCGCCCGCACCCTGGATCTGCCGCAAGTGCAGGCCGAGGACGACTTCTTTGCCCTGGGCGGCCATTCCTTGCTGGCCATGCGGCTGGCGGCGGAGTTGCGGCGCGAGTTGGGCCAGCCGGTATCGGTGGGGCAGATCATGGTTTCGCCCACGGTCGCCAAGCTGGCGGCGGTGTTGTCCGACGCCGGCATGGCGGCGGATCCGGCCAATGCCGGATTCGGCGAGGTACTGCACCTGCGCGCCGGCGCCGGCAAACCGCTGTTCTGCATCCACCCCGCCTCCGGTTTTGCCTGGCAATACAGCGGTTTTTCCCGCTACCTGCCGGCACACCTGCCCTTGGTGGGATTGCAGTCGCCCCGTCCACACGGCGCCATCGCAGCCAGTGCCGACATGGTCGCCGTGTGCGAACAGCACCTGGCGACACTGCGCACCATCCAGCCGCATGGACCGTATCACCTGGTCGGCTACTCCCTGGGCGGTACGGTGGCGCAAGCCTTGGCGGCGCGGCTGCAGGCGCTGGGCGAGGAAGTGGCCTTCCTGGGCTTGTTCGATACCTATCCGCCGGAAGGACAGGATTGGAGCGGGCCGACCGAAGAGGAAGCCCGCGCCGAAGTGGCGCGCGAGCAGGAGCAGTTCATGACGGCAACCGAGGCCGCCGCCGATGCGTTCATGTTGCGCGAGAAGACCGAGATGTTCGGCCACATTGTCGCCAACTACCAGGACGCGGTGCGGCTGCTGTCGCAAGCCGGCACGCCCCGCTTTGCCGGCGAAGCGGTACTGTTCGTGGCCAAGCGCACCCTGCCGGCCGGCATGGATGTACAGCAGACCTGGGCGCCCTTTGTCGATCGCCTGGTGACGCACGAACTCGATTGCGCCCATGAGGACATCGTGTCGCCCGAGTCGCTTGAAGTGCTGGGACCGTTGCTGCGGAAGGTGTTGGAGGAAGTGCCGACGCTGGGTAGCTGA